In Chryseobacterium lactis, a single genomic region encodes these proteins:
- a CDS encoding JAB domain-containing protein produces MNTEITVSEIKVTYHPCKMSETKLTMSSDVVNIIRTIWDNGIIEMQEEVKILFVNSSNTVIGFYSLSKGGITSSLVDIRLILSVALKCLATGLILVHNHPGGNLNPSNADLAIVKKLNTACKLLDIALLDSIIITKEHYVSFNDEGLI; encoded by the coding sequence ATGAATACAGAAATAACAGTATCAGAGATTAAGGTAACATACCATCCTTGCAAAATGTCTGAAACTAAGCTCACCATGAGTAGTGATGTAGTAAATATTATCAGGACAATCTGGGATAATGGAATAATAGAAATGCAAGAAGAGGTAAAAATACTCTTCGTAAACTCTTCAAATACTGTCATTGGCTTCTATAGTCTATCCAAAGGAGGTATTACAAGTAGTTTGGTAGATATTAGATTGATTTTATCAGTAGCCTTGAAATGCTTAGCAACTGGATTAATATTGGTACATAACCACCCAGGTGGCAATCTTAATCCAAGTAATGCAGATTTAGCTATAGTAAAGAAGCTTAATACAGCTTGTAAGCTACTTGACATAGCTCTTCTTGACAGTATCATCATTACAAAAGAACATTATGTGAGTTTTAATGATGAAGGATTAATATAA